The genomic region aataaattagTTCATTAATTGATTAATAGTGTTAATGTTTGGTCTAGTGGCCTAAATAATTTAGCGATacatttatttttttgatattatttattaattaaaatcaaattatgTAAATTTATATTCTAGAATTTTGTAAAATTTTATACTGAAGTTGGTAAACAATACTTAGTACTAATGGATTTGGCTTGGACCTAtcttaaatttaaattcaaaagaTTAAAGGTCAATTTTGAACTACAACTATAAATATAacttcaaaaaaaaggaaaaatttaaCTTAGGACTAATTCTTCACCACTTATGCACTAATAACTACATTAAGAAAAACAAGATCAATTTGAattcaaaatgaaatgagaaatGAGATATTTGTTTGGCAAGATTTATAAATTTgactatgtaattttttttatcatcaatATTCAGATCTTACTCCATGatctatcatcaaaatgagataaataaataaaaaattaaaaatcttacCAAACTGATATTATGAACTGTGAAAGTTTCAtgctttaaaaatatatatttttttcaattcctACATAACCATATCTTATTGTTCTCGTACCATAAAATATAAAGAGTTAATGCAACAATTCTGTTTGAATCTATACATTTAAAATCAAAAATTGAAAAAGATTTCTAAATTTAACCATGCAATTAGTTTATAATTAATTTGTCACCATACTCCATGATCCACCATTATCagaatgaaataaattaaaaaaaaattaaaaaaatgtgaaCTCTCTTCTTTCTGGTAATAGATCATAAAATTTGATTGGGAATGTtgaaaaaataaattcaattaaaaaaatataacttAAATACTATAAAATGCCAGAAtagattttaaatttaagataatgTTTCTGTGTAAATCTAtatattttaaaaccaaaaaatgaGAAAGATGCAGTAAATTGAAGCTTAACCGCCTTAGGAGGCGTAGCATCTAGATCTTTCCAGTTCTCAACTGTAAGTGAGCATGAGCGTTTGCGCAAAATTGCCAGCTATCATTTGGATGAGTCTTTGTTCATAAATTCAAAGAGATTGGTGAAAGCTTGCTCTGCAAGTTTGGCGTCTGTTTGGATAGATATGAAATGAAGTCAATTCGTAAAGGGTTTTAAAAGGAGCCTTCTCCTCCAAGATTTCAACTTATCCTTGATAAAAAACCACGTCACAGGTGAGTCGCCGATCGATATAATATGCTCTTTATTTGAATAAAGAAATACTATACAATTACATCCTGACATTTGACTGGTTAATGGCTGCAATTTCCTTTAAAGAAATATGAGACAGTCAAAGTAAACCCTGGATCTGATAAAGGTGGCAAGCCTGGCCAATGAAACGAATAGCAGATTGCCAAGCTTGCGGCAGTTAATCCAAGAAAGCATCACGCCACGTAAAGGTCGAAAATTTACTGGAGAAGAGCAGAGGTGAAATTATGGTTTGTATAATATTTTGGTTTGTTGGCACTTGAGAATTGAAAATATGCCAGATTTAGTCATAAATTTGGAGGTAGTGCCCTAGTGTGGTCGCTTTTTCAAGCCATGATGCAACATTTACACAAATTTGGCAGCAAGATGTCACAGATGGATCATTGAACGACTGTAAAGATGATCTTGTCCTCGAATTTGGTGCAAATCAGGAAGAGAGGTGCTTAGGTTTTGATATTTAGGGCGATAAAGAGATCAGGATGGAGATTAGGGTTTTGATGGGGAATATAAGAGCAAAGGCAAGAGGTCTTCCCATGTGCCAACAATGGCGGACGCGCCACGTATGAGAGCGCGCCGTTTCGCCAACAAATCCAGACAAAACGGTGAAGTTGCCGTTAAACGCCACCATTCACTCCCTTACGGATGGCACCAAATTTCTCCTCACCTGGCGCGCTCAGCTCTTCTCGATTCTCGCAGACTGTTTTTTTATATTACTTTTTACTTTTCTCAAACATGTCTGCCGAATTTATCTCCGGTTTACTCACTTCCCCTTAGTTTATGGGGGAACCCTGAAATGACCGGTTGCGAGGGTTGCATTTGATCCTTTTTTGTCCTTTTTGCCTGCTTTCCGCCCATCGAAATCCGGGCCCGTGCGGTAGTCTTCCGCCTTGTTCAGGTGGAGTGACGGAGACTGTTACATTCCCTTTTTCCGGGCGTATATACATTGTGTATATGTCGACACCAGGAGTGGTTTAAATACAGGCTAGGTTATGGGGTTTGAAGTCTACGGCAAGTATACGAGTTTTGGGGGATTGTCCAGTCAAAAGAGAGACGATTTGCGGATGGCACCGCGGCTCGTGGGTAGCTGCTAATTTATTATGTGGAGAAAAAAACACACTTATTTTGACTCGCTTCTGAATACAAGTTTCCTGTGAAGCTACCGATGCAAAAAAAAATCCCGTTCTCCAAGACTTGTGAATAGTAGTGtactgtatatatacatatatagtgtACTGTGTATATATGTTGGAGATCCACAGTTTTCATCCTACCACCACGGTATCTATATAAACAAGGAATAGGAGGCTAGGGTGTTCATTTTGTAACTGGCAGATGAAGCTCTCCATTATCATTTGCAATTAGCCTTTTGAGCTTTCTGTTTTCTCCGGGAAATCTATGGTCGCCGTTCTTTTCTTGTGCGTATAATCGAGTGGCATGGCGTGAGGAGATTTTTAAGGGTGAGGATTTTGGGCGGTGACAGGAGGACAAAAGAGCGGTCGATGTTTGAGAAAATGGGGCCGGTTAATGCTTGATGCTGGAGCTTCTGAGTGGAGGTGGAGCTTTCAGATACtagttttttatatatatttgttgCGTCCTATATAAGAGGTGAATATTCAGTTGGTTTTTTATGTGGGTTTTCTTCTAGTTGTACTTAAATGCGTTGGTAGTACTGTATTATGAGGACTGGTGCTGTTTTTTTCTTCTTGTTTAGATTTTTTCTTAATAACCCCTGTTATTCTGCAGGAGACATGGACAGTGAGAGTGCTCAAAATGTTGGTGAAGTAGAAAGAGCAGAAGCGAATGGAATCATTGAAGGACAAGATGCAAACAGAAACATTGAAGGAGGTGTTAAAGTGAAAATGGAGGCTGGAGAAATGGATGGAGAGTTAAATGATGAGAGTCCAGaagaatgcaatgaaatgattgcCATGAATTCTGAGGATACTGATTTCTTGGGCAAGGCGGAGGATTTGATTCCTCCAAGCCCAGGAGGTGCCGAATGGACAGACTATGAATGCACATCTGCAGATGATATGCTGGATGCTGCAAGGATTTTTGACTGTGTTAATCTCCCCAACTTGAGTGAGTTGCAGTATAATCTAGAGCCTCCTGCACCTCTACCACCTGCTGCTGCTGCTGCCCCGGCTTCTTCATCGTTGGGTTCATCTACTTCCTCGTCTTCTGCTTCTGTATcatctccttcttcatcatcttggctTAATACAAGCAATATGAAAAGCGAGGAAGCCATGGAGAGACATTACCATTCTTCAAGCACGCCTTCCATAGACCAAGATTCTGCCACCTCTACATCCTATCAGAACTTCATGGTTATACCATTCGAGCAGCCTGCAGACAGTCACAACAACAACATTTGTAAAGAGTATTCATACTCAGATCTAGACCATGCAGACAAAATTGATGTTTTGGAGGAGCTACAGAACTTGGATTTACTGGACGGATCCGATATGTGGGATCCCTTTTCTGCAGGAGCCCTGGACGGATTCGTCCCAGCAGATAACAATATTCCATCCGAAGAGCTACCCATGGTGTTTTTCGAGTGGTTAAAGTCCAACAAGGACTCCATTTCTCCTGAGGATCTGAGAAGCATAAAGCTCAAGAGATCCACCATCGAACTCGCAGCTAAGCAATTGGGTGGTGGGAAAAAAGCCATGCTACATCTCCTCAAGCTCATTCTCGCATGGGTGCAGAACAATCACCTACAGAGAAAAAGAAAGCTGTCCCAGCAGCACCAGAAGTTCAATGGATGCAGGCCATCGTATTTCGTTGATCAGTACAATCAATGCTACAATGGCGGCGGTGTAATGGATCATGGGTTCGAACCACAAAGCTGCTATGCCCAAGTTGCTATACCGACAGACCCCTCCATGTTTGCTGCACTGAATAATAATACCTTCAATCCTCCTCCTGCTCCTTCCATGGATACAATTCATCACCCTGCAAAATACAGGCGGGTTCCTCTTGAAGGATGTGGTGGTTTTACCAGCTCTCATGAGTGCCAACCCATGTTTCAGCCTCTTGATGGCGGCGCTCCATGGCCAAACATGAATTGCATGCTCCAGAACCAGCTTCCCTATGAAAACTACCGCTTTCCACCTCCTACATCACAATCCCAGGTAGATTACATGAATTACCGCTCTAGTACTCCTGCAGTCTCAACGAAAGAGGCCAGAAAGAATAGAATGGCTCGTCAAAGGCGTTCCATGgctcaccaccatcaccatcaccaccaaaACCGCCATTGGTCGGCCTCAACGTCGCCACTGTCACGCCAATCTTCGGAGCAAGTCAATATCAACCTCATGCAATATCAACAGCAACGCCAGACATATCTGCAAACAGATCGTCGTCAGATCAATGTAAATGCAATTAACTCTTACTGCTTTTAGTGCAATCGATCTTACATTTATAGAGCAGTTAAATTTGGCTGCATCCGATAAACTGTATATAAATAATCTTAATGTGTCTACATACGTTGTGATCTATTAAGGTTGGCATGCAGGGTTGGAAGCCAGAAAAGAACTTGAAGTTTTTGCTGCAGAAAGTTCTCAAGCAGAGCGACGTGGGCAACTTAGGAAGGATCGTGCTACCTAAGGTCTAATACAATGCTTAGCTTTGGTTCATAAAAAATGCACAATTTTTTGATAGATTAGGGCTGAGGCtgatgctcatgattttgtttttttgttCTTCTCTATAATGTGCGTAGAAGGAAGCAGAAACGCATCTTCCTGAGCTGGAGGCAAGAGATGGAATCTCCATTGCAATGGAAGACATTGTAACGTCTCATGTATGGAATATGCGTTACAGGTGAATTTGGTTGCACTTCGATCTTGGCTTGATTCGTTACTTTCTTTGTAATGCATGTTATACGTTAATATATTGTCACTCCAAGAAAAATCTGTAACTTTATACTATTTGTTACATTATTAGCAGGTTTTGGCCCAACAATAAGAGCAGGATGTATCTGCTCGAAAATACTGGTATGAACTCCTCATTCATGTCTGATGAAAATTCTCTATTGAGAGTTACTATTAAAGCAAAGCATTCAGTTAAGATTGGAATGAGATATTTCTAGGAATACAGTTTAAATTAGCTTTTCTGTGAATCTACATTTTAGTCATTAAAATGTGCAAATGGCAAAGGTGGTATTTTGGAGTGTTTTGAGCTACAATTTGCTCAGTGATGATAATGGCGTCATTGTGCTTTGTTTGGGCTAAAATCTGCATATAGACGATAATGGTCATATTGTAGTTTATCTAAATCAAAACTTTTGTATCTATAATAAATGGCGATCTTGTTACGTCTTCAAGCTAAAATGTTGTATTTTTGATCGGTCAGAATAAATTTTTCTTATGGTTGATTATATGATATTATGGTTTAGTTTAGCTCAAATTTCCGTATGATTGGTCATGGTGGTATTCTGGTTTGTGTAATATCAAGTCTGCAGATAAGTGATAATGGTGTCTTATGATTTATTTAAGACGAAATTTGCAAATGCATGATAATAGTACTACTGGGTTAGTTGGAGTTAACCTTCACATATGTGATTTACAAGGTGGTGTCTTTGGTTTGTTTGAGCCAACTTTGCATATGGATGACAAGGGTGGTATTCCAGTCAGTTATATGGTTGAATTGTGCTTTGTTAAGAGGTCAGATTTGCATAGGGATGGGAATGATGAAATTTTGTTAGTTCATAAATATTGATCTAAATGGACGCATAAATAGATTGTTCGAAGTAAATTTGTTATAAGTAAAGATTATGGTAATACTAGAATTTGCAGAAGGATGATAATTTGTGgcattttcattttctttaaacTAAAATTTGCCTGGAGTATGGTAATGGTGGGATTGCACTTTGTGTAAAGCTAGGACTTTGCAAATGGATTATAATGGCCCATGGTGATTTTCTTAAGCTAAATTCTGCATCGATAAAGGTGGTGGCTGTTCGTTCAAGCTGAAATTCATAGGaatgataaataataattataCTGTATGTCAAATTTAGAATGAATGATAATGGTTGCATTGTGGGCACAGGCGACTTTGTAAGATCTAATGGCCTGCAAGAGGGCGACTTCATCGTACTATACTCTGATACCAAAACTGGAAAATATGTAAATCTTCCTCGCTCTTATCTACTGGACATTTCTTCTAATTCTTTTCACACTGGTTTCAGACTAGTACTGGTTTTTAATGAACTGGAACATTTGGTTCTCTAAAATTAGGCAATGATCCTGTGTGTTGTATGTATGCAACAGATGATCCGTGGTGTAAAAGTGCCCAGATCAGACACATCTGCTTCTGCACCTGCAGCAACAAAGTGCACAAACGGTTCTTCTTCTCTACCAGATGGAGGAGATGCGAAACAGTTTTTAAAAATGGGAAAAAGTTATCTGGCTTCCACAAGTCAGTCTGTTGCAGTAACTTTTGCAGATTCCGTGGCTGACGCATCCTCTTCATCTGTATCTGATGCAACTGTGCATTCGTGCCCTGAGGCAGATCCATTTCTAAGAGACATGGTCACTCATTCCTTCCCCACAAAAGGAACTAGTAATTCACAACATGATCATCCAGGATCAGCCTCCACCAATTTAGAGAGCCTCTCTAGTCTTGAAAGCGGGGATCTTACAATAGAAGAAATTCTAGACTTGGTGGACTCGCCAGATTTGGTGGCTGAACCAGCCAAAAGTGATTCTTCTGATGATATTGCAGAAAGCAAGGATTAAAGTAACTGGGAACAAAATTTTTCTAATGGATTTGCACGAGTTCTTCCTCTACAGACTTGGATAACCATAAAAATTAGTACTTATGTTACAAGATGCTAAAGTTGGTAACTACTATCCTAAGTTTGTTCATGAGTATATGGAGAGCTTTGGCAATATCACTCGTTGGGTTTGTTTTTGTAGATGTTGTGCAGACTAGTAGGTCGACTCACTATCTATTTTCTATGTTTCTCAATTCTCCACCATGGAGATTTGTaatttttatcttgattttatgATAATTCCTCACGCTCCGTAATATTTGATATGCGTGTATCCTTTGTGGCCATTGATTTTCTCACAGTAGCCAGTTCTTTAATAAGTGGGTTTCATTGAAAATTGGATTGCACAAGAAGTTTGTGAAACGTAATCATGGCAGACATTTAGTTTTGAGCACATGGAATCTTTAAAGTAATTTTGCAGTTATAATACTCGTGCCGAGGAGACGAATCCTCCGGAACTAGAGCAATTTATGAGCATTGAACAAGCATGCCATCTTTACACGTTGTGCCTATTTGAACTAGGTCTCTCAAAGTCtagaacattttcatcattaaaccATTTGATGAAGAAGTCTCAATAGTTAACAATTATTCTTTAGCAGATAAGAAAAATTGTATTATACAATTTCTAAGGTCTTAAGCCTAAATAGTAGAGATTTTCTTATGCATTTGAATTACTCTCTCGTCCATGAAAATTAGTTTATAAACTATAATCTGTTTGGAGAAAACTGTGCAAGCAGTTTTTTAATATTTGTGTTTGGTAGTTGTCATCGCATTTTCACAGTCCATGTAGTATGATTATAAGATTGTTTCTGGAATCAATTGTACATGATATTTTGGTAGTTGTCATTGCAGTTGTCATTGCATTTTCACAGTCCATGTAGTATGATTATAAGATTGTTTCTGGAATCAATTGTACATGATTTTGTATTGATATTTTGAATCACTATCATCAACTACAATATTTATACATATTTTGAACCACACGATCAACTACAGTATTCATATATAACGCAATCTATAGTCTATTATCAGTGATTAGCGACTGATTAACTGTACATGTTTTTTATTGATATTATAAATCACACTCAAACATAATCTATAATCTATTATCAGTTATTAGCGACTGATTAACTGTACGTGTTTTTTTATTGATATTATAAATCACCCACGATCAATTACAATATTTATATATAGATCTTATTAGTGAAAGttaaaaattgctaaaaatatatACTACAGAAAAGGAGTTCTATGGACTGTGAACGTAAATCATTTTGCATGGGATTGGAAACCGAATCGTTTGGCTTGAAAAACTGAGAAAGTTGAAGTTGAAATGCCATGTAATTGTATTATAATCACGTATAAACTTTGATTATTTTGAGGAAATGATATGATTATGATGAGGTGGACACGAGTGAAGAATCAAGGCGGACACATCGCAAAGAATCACTGCCAAAATATCAGTGAAAGATCAATAGAGCTCGATGTGGCCGTTCTATCTGTCTGTGCGAGAAGCATCTTATACGCGAAGTGAAAGCACAGCTTTTATGTGCGCAAAAGTTAGGCGAAGCTTGCGGAGAATATGCGCAGAGTGGCTCCACCTTAATCCTTGGGATCTTGTGCCCTCTTCCACAGACACAACACCATTAACAAAATCAATTTTAACAAATTTCCTTTTCACCACTTTATTTCAATTATCTTCCTCTCTTTTCTCGATTCTGCTTCGGTTCCCTCCATTCCCTCCACAAGATCTTATTAGTTCATACGTTGTAATTTCTTACTAATATAATGTGGTTTTAATGTGGTTTTTTTATAAGTAGTTTTTATAGCTAATTTCACGTATATAGATCTTAAATGgtatatcagattttcacaattttttttggttGTCCCTGCGTGCTAGTAATATATtttggttttttcattttttattagattttcacaattttttttggttGTCCCTGCGTGTTAGTAATATATtttggttttttcattttttattagggGAAGCATATAAGTAACAGATCTTAAATGGTATATCATCATTGCTCTATTGCTACCATATATGTGAAATATTTGTCCAAAATGAATGTTATATGATTAATATACTATTGGATGCATTTGTATGGAATTCTTTATCTCGTTTACATATCTTCTTGGAAAGTTGTGAAAAATCCCCAATTTGAATTTTTATATTGTGTATCATTGACGAATCTCTTATGTGTTCCctaatctatttttttttgttgtctttatatgcgacttaattgcttatagctattgttttggcttttaaGTAATAATGACAAGCTTTGTGGgatttgtttttgatattaaaagtaaccaaaacaagggggttgacccAGGAATCACAACATCCTAAACTTTTCCTCTATCAAAAAATTTAATCATTCTATGCATATTAACCAGGTAAATAAAAGTCTTAATAAAAACATGCCACGCAGGACAACAGATAGTTAAGTTCAAGCATAACCAGAAACTAAAACTATAAGCCGAAAGGCCACTAGGGCCGAACAAAAAACCAGAGATCCAGACTATAGAAGACAACTATTTCTTTTTCTGaaggctcctcttggggaggagtttcctagcccattccttggtgaggaatttgaagaggTCCTTGTAGTCTTCGTCCTCCTTTCCTTTGCTTTTGATTGTGCTTGCCTGCAGAGTGGTCACTCTCGATGGCCTCCATTTTGCTGGTGATTTCCTGCAAGTTTTCAAACATAACCTCCACTTTCTTACCCAATTCTGCCAGATTGCtgtcctcttcctcctttatgctgctcacttcctccaccatcatcatcttaTTGAACCTAAGACTAGTTGTGCACAAATGACCGACTAGTTGTGCACAAATGCTCTAGTAGTAATGCACAAATAggtcaattatggtccaaaaaactAATAAGTGAGCAGTcattggtacacaagaaatttattaatgaacttttactTATCATTTTTTAAGtttctttaaaattagtaattgaaAGGCCGGGTGGAGTGGTACTTTTCCCCTAATGATCAATAAGCTTTATGTAGTTtataagtaattctttaattatatattcttgtttaccttttcctATCAATGACCAATagatctcatctaatttatcaacAAATCTTATTTAGTTtatatgtgatttaattttttaataatatattattgtttCCTCCTTTACCATCAATGATCAATAAATCTTTATCAATTTTATATCttctaattttttaataatataatatacttCCCTCCTTTCCCACCAATGATTAGTACATCTTATTTAATTTATATGTTAAAATTCCTTAATAATATATT from Cryptomeria japonica chromosome 3, Sugi_1.0, whole genome shotgun sequence harbors:
- the LOC131067210 gene encoding B3 domain-containing transcription factor ABI3 isoform X2, with the translated sequence MDSESAQNVGEVERAEANGIIEGQDANRNIEGGVKVKMEAGEMDGELNDESPEECNEMIAMNSEDTDFLGKAEDLIPPSPGGAEWTDYECTSADDMLDAARIFDCVNLPNLSELQYNLEPPAPLPPAAAAAPASSSLGSSTSSSSASVSSPSSSSWLNTSNMKSEEAMERHYHSSSTPSIDQDSATSTSYQNFMVIPFEQPADSHNNNICKEYSYSDLDHADKIDVLEELQNLDLLDGSDMWDPFSAGALDGFVPADNNIPSEELPMVFFEWLKSNKDSISPEDLRSIKLKRSTIELAAKQLGGGKKAMLHLLKLILAWVQNNHLQRKRKLSQQHQKFNGCRPSYFVDQYNQCYNGGGVMDHGFEPQSCYAQVAIPTDPSMFAALNNNTFNPPPAPSMDTIHHPAKYRRVPLEGCGGFTSSHECQPMFQPLDGGAPWPNMNCMLQNQLPYENYRFPPPTSQSQVDYMNYRSSTPAVSTKEARKNRMARQRRSMAHHHHHHHQNRHWSASTSPLSRQSSEQVNINLMQYQQQRQTYLQTDRRQINGWKPEKNLKFLLQKVLKQSDVGNLGRIVLPKKEAETHLPELEARDGISIAMEDIVTSHVWNMRYRFWPNNKSRMYLLENTGDFVRSNGLQEGDFIVLYSDTKTGKYMIRGVKVPRSDTSASAPAATKCTNGSSSLPDGGDAKQFLKMGKSYLASTSQSVAVTFADSVADASSSSVSDATVHSCPEADPFLRDMVTHSFPTKGTSNSQHDHPGSASTNLESLSSLESGDLTIEEILDLVDSPDLVAEPAKSDSSDDIAESKD
- the LOC131067210 gene encoding B3 domain-containing transcription factor ABI3 isoform X1, with the translated sequence MDSESAQNVGEVERAEANGIIEGQDANRNIEGGVKVKMEAGEMDGELNDESPEECNEMIAMNSEDTDFLGKAEDLIPPSPGGAEWTDYECTSADDMLDAARIFDCVNLPNLSELQYNLEPPAPLPPAAAAAPASSSLGSSTSSSSASVSSPSSSSWLNTSNMKSEEAMERHYHSSSTPSIDQDSATSTSYQNFMVIPFEQPADSHNNNICKEYSYSDLDHADKIDVLEELQNLDLLDGSDMWDPFSAGALDGFVPADNNIPSEELPMVFFEWLKSNKDSISPEDLRSIKLKRSTIELAAKQLGGGKKAMLHLLKLILAWVQNNHLQRKRKLSQQHQKFNGCRPSYFVDQYNQCYNGGGVMDHGFEPQSCYAQVAIPTDPSMFAALNNNTFNPPPAPSMDTIHHPAKYRRVPLEGCGGFTSSHECQPMFQPLDGGAPWPNMNCMLQNQLPYENYRFPPPTSQSQVDYMNYRSSTPAVSTKEARKNRMARQRRSMAHHHHHHHQNRHWSASTSPLSRQSSEQVNINLMQYQQQRQTYLQTDRRQINVGMQGWKPEKNLKFLLQKVLKQSDVGNLGRIVLPKKEAETHLPELEARDGISIAMEDIVTSHVWNMRYRFWPNNKSRMYLLENTGDFVRSNGLQEGDFIVLYSDTKTGKYMIRGVKVPRSDTSASAPAATKCTNGSSSLPDGGDAKQFLKMGKSYLASTSQSVAVTFADSVADASSSSVSDATVHSCPEADPFLRDMVTHSFPTKGTSNSQHDHPGSASTNLESLSSLESGDLTIEEILDLVDSPDLVAEPAKSDSSDDIAESKD